The DNA window ATCATGAAGCATGTAAAGGATCTCATTGTGTGTGATAAGGATGGACTGATCTGCAGAGGAAGAACAAAGTCTATGAACCCATACCTTGAGTGGCTTGCACATTATTCAAATAAGCAAAACCTCAGTACGAATTTTTCGGATGCATTTAATGATGCAGATGTGTTCATAGGTGTTTCAACATCAAATATCGTAAAGCCTTCCGACCTTAAACGAATGGCAAAATCACCGATAGTCTTTGCAATGGCAAATCCGGATCCCGAGATTGAGCCGGAGATTGCAAAAAAGCATGCACGGATTGTAGCAACAGGCAGATCGGATTACCCGAATCAGATAAACAATGTTTTGTGTTTTCCGGGTATGTTTAGAGGTTTACTGGATGCAAGGGCAAGAACCGTTAACGGTCAGATGAAATTGGCAGCAGCCAATGCAATCGCATCTCTAATAAAACCTGCGGAACTGAGTGAGGATTATATTGTGCCGAGCGTGTTTGATAAAAGTGTTGTAAAAGCCGTTGCAGATGCCGTCAGTGCAGCAGCTTATAAAACAGAAGTAGCAAGAAAAAAGCATAAAACCTTTTTATAGGCTGACCCGAAAAATGCAATAGAAAAACCTCTGAAGCAGGAGAGATACAGAGCCATTCACTGTGTACAGGATTAAACGTCCTACAAGGATAAAACCGGGTGTAGGCAGGTATTAATGACCACTTGATGCTGTTCCGTTAGTACGATATATATAGGCAGAAACCTTTTTGCTTATGGCAGTATAATATGTACCCACTACATAATGTATCAACTCGTATATCACACCAATTACTATAAATGTAAACTTCAAAAGCCACATAATTTTAGCCTCCGTTTATATAATAAGCAAATTTTATGCCAGTAAAAAAGTCCTGTGATTTCAAGTTATTACATTTATTGATTGTGATTCAGCAGTTATACAATGTTACAAAAATATCACACAGTATAAAAAAGTGTACAACGGATCAATACTTTTACTTGACACAAAAAAAACTTAAGCTTATCTAAACGCATAAAATGCGTATAAGGAGAAATAATATGAACATCGACCTGCTTTCGGAACCATACACTAACAAAAAAGAAAAGGGACAGGGCATGACAGAGTACATCCTGATCGTAATGCTGATTGCAATAGGCCTGATTACCGTGTTTATGGTTTTCAGGAATAAACTGGGTTCAGGCGTTGATACTGCCGCGAAACAAATAGATACGATCAGCAAGGACAAAGGTTACAGTCCGAGTACCCAATAACAAGAATGAAGGCAGTTATTATGAAAGACGATCATGGACAGTCCATGCTTGAGTTTATAATTTCCTTTCCACTTGTTCTGATTATTGTGCTTGCAGTTATACAGCTTTCTCTGCTTGCACAAACAAGGCTTTTTTTGGAGTACGCTGCGTTTAATTCCGCGAGGGCAGCGATTGTCCAGCCTGATAATATGGAAGCTGTTACAGATGCGGCAAGGCTGTCAATGACGCCTATTTCACCTGCACTTGATAAAGTTATCGGACTTGGAGTGCTAACCGATACAATTAACAGCGTTAGCAATGCCATAGCAGGTATCAGTTCATTACCTTTTAGGTATGCTTATGCATGGCAGTTTACAAATACAAAGTTCGCCGCAAACACCCTACAGAATGATGATGATATTACTGTTCATGTTGATTATCTTGCATACCTTTACATCCCTTTAGTTAACAGGCTAATGGGTCAGAAAGGCTCTGCCCTATTAAAGATATTATCAGATTATTCAAATAATACCGATAATGGATGGTTAAGTACAATAGCCTCTGTAATCGGCAATGACTATTTCTACCCTTTATCAACAGAGATGACCTTGTCGATTGAACGAACCGATGGGTCAGAAGCTGCTGATCCGTCAAAATGTACATACTCATATACAGACAACAAAGGTCTAAAACATAACTATACATATGATGAGGTTTACAAATCAGGGACATACAAGAACGGCAGGCCACAATATCATACCGACAAAAGCAGGACAGGCATAAGCAGGATCGTTAAACAGGAGTGCCCATGAGTATAGCAAGATTAAGATACGATGAGCATGGCCAGGCAATGGTATTTGTTGTTATAACATTGATTACGTTAATCATATTTATCTCTGCTGTTGCGAATGTCGGCAGAGAGCTATCATACAAGATAGAGCTGCAGAATACATCAGATAATGCATCTGTTGCAGGTGCAGTATGGGAGTCAAGGGGCTTGAATCTAATAGCAGGACTTAATCAGGGGATCGTATTATCGGTTGAGCTGATTATCTTAACCATAACAGCCATTGCAGTTCTAAGTGTTTGCTCTGCTACATTATGGTGGGCCGGTATTGGAGAGGCATGCGCTTCAGCATTACCACTTATGGTAAATTTTGCAAGAAAGGCAATTCCAAGACTCTGGAATACTGCTAAAGAATTATCAAAGCTTGAAAAAAAGATCGCAGAGGTCTTCCCTTACATAGTGCCTGCAGCAGTTGAGTTAGCATCTGGTGCGGACACATACAGCCCTTTATCAATTACCTATCCTTATAGACCTTCTGGTGATGTGCCTCCGCCCCTCACACCTGAAGCAATATCATTAAATGTAGATAAAGGCACATTCTCTGATCTGATCAAGGCAATTATGAGTGATATAGAGAACAAGATTGAATCCATTTCACCGCTTTTAGCAAAGGCATTTAGTAAGTTAGATAAATCTATAGATTTAAGTGCGCTTGCTCCAAACGGCTCTGTAAAGACATCGTATAATGATAATCATAGCTATGGTGACTATACAGATGCAGTTAATGCTTATAATAAAGCAAAAGAATCTCCATCTTCCTACCCTGATGTATCAACTACAAAAAAGGTAGATGCAAACTGGCATTACATAACAACAACCTTTTCAAACCCTGATCCATGTGCTGATTGCACCCAAAAGGTTGTATCAAAAACAGGCTGTACGGATATATCATGGATTAAGAACACTGCACCGGATGAAAAATTTTTAGATGATTTTGTAAGCTGCGTACCGGAGGACTGCAGCAATAATCCGCCTATACAAAAAGGTGGGGTGCTTAACATGCCGCTTAATGAGAAGGTTTTTTGTAAACTTGATATGTCCATAGAAACAACCACTAAAAGTAAGTCACCTTCAGAGCTTCCATTCCCCATGAAACTCCATGAAAGGGCTAATGAGTTTTTATACATAGCTGTTGCTACAACTGACCTTGGTAAAAAAAGGCAGCCTGTTTTTATAAGTAATAAAGCATTACTGCCGGAGGATAAAAACCCCTGGGGATTTCTTGCTTTTTCGCAATCAAAGCCGCAGAGCAAAAGCACGGGTCCCGGAGATGTTTTACTTGAAATGGATTGGGATGCCCATCTTACAAAATTCACAGCATTACGATCTGTTTCACAGCAGTTAAAGCTAAAATCTTCTAACTTTATTAATTGGATAGATGAAAAACTTATACTTCATTAAATCGAAAACCGGTCAGGCAATGACTGAGTTCCTAATAGTATTCCCCGCACTTTTATTGAGTATCGCAATTGTTGTATTCTTTGCAAGGTGGCTCGTTTTAAAACAGCGTACGGTTACAGCCGTAAGATACGCATCATGGTATGCCGGCAGGCATGGAGATACATTGCCAGATGAGAAGCAGATTAAAGCCTTATTTTTTGCGACAGATACAGAGATCAAGTTTACAATGCCCGATGCATCCGTTGGATTTGCCGGTAACCAGCTTGGAGACCTCGGGGATATTTTAGGTAGTATAGCCGGACTCAAAGGCACAGGCATACAAGTACGAGCAGATGATATCCCATTTACTGGCACAAAGTCTTATGCAAGTGCTGTTAACTTTGTATTCATGGATACGTGGAATGATAGCAGTATTACAGGAAATGTATTAAAGTACGGTTTATGGGCCATTGCGGTAGCTAAGGCATTCAAAGGCAGTAGTGTTAATATTGATCTTGAGAAACCACATCTATAAGGATTGAACTGTTGAAGCAGAATACTTTACTCATTATATCTTTTATCGCAGCCTTCATCTTCATTATATCTGTATCTCTTAGTAAAAGCACTATTTATGATATGGTGAATTTGCCAACAAAATCTTTAAATCAAAAAATAATTCACTTTAAGATCAATGGTCAATCAGTGGATATGTTTATAGCAAAAAATAATGATAATGGTGCATTACTGAGTAAGGAAAGGGGAAGCTATCCATTACCGTTCTATAGAGATAGAAATGGAGGGCTTTGTGTACATTTTAAAGGTATTGATAAAAACCACATAAATAAAAACGGATCGCTGTTTGCATTGATAGAACCGGTAATAGGTTTTAACAACCTTAAAAGCGGCTCAACGCAGTATGTATCTATAAGATCCGGTAACGATTTTGATCCCGTTGCATTTCTTAACGATGATCAGCCTGACAATAATATTATCCCGAGATATCCGGGCTCACAAAAGGTAAATGTAATAGAAACTAAAAATATGTCTATCGGACATTATAATGTCTTTGTAACAAACATAAATGCAATAATGCTTTTTTTTAATATGAAGTTCCGCTCAATGGGTTATAACAGGCTCAGAGCTGAAGGGAATTTTATCATGTATCAGGGAAATAGTATGTATCTTACCGTTTATGCAAAAGAGGAGGAAGGACATGTGTCAATTGTTACATACGCCGTTAAAGAGAAATAAAGGTCAGGCTATGATCGAGTATCTGATTGTTACTGCAGTGCTTGTTATTTTTGCAGGTATTGCAGTGGACAAACTTGCTATTGCAATGAGCAGTTATTTTGGTTTTATCATATCGTTTATATCGCTTCCTATACCATAAGGGTTTACCGTGAAACTTGATAAAAATAAAAAACTTATCATCGGCATTGGTAGCGGTATCATTGCAATCATTTTTTTACAGCTTTATCTTATAGCCTTTAGGCACAGCATTTATAACGAGCTTGGAACAATAGGTGTGCTTGTCTCAAGGGTAGATATAAAGCCGGGTACCATAATAACAAAGGAACATATAACCATAACACAGGTACCCAAAAGATACATATCAAAAAACACCATCCTTGAGAGGGATATTGGTGCTGTTTTAGGTCACCGCAGCGTAATGCGGGTAGAAAAAAATGAGCCGCTGCAATGGACAATGCTTGGTGCTTCAAAAGGTTCAGGTTTTACCTCACTTATAAAAGAGGGTGAAAGGGCAATATCAATACCCGTTGATAGTCAAACAAGCGTCTCAGGACTCATCAGACCTGGGGATCATATTGATATACTCGGAACGTTCTCATTCCCTTCGGCAGGCGGTTCCACAAAGCTTGCAACAATAACCCTATTA is part of the Deltaproteobacteria bacterium genome and encodes:
- a CDS encoding pilus assembly protein, yielding MKDDHGQSMLEFIISFPLVLIIVLAVIQLSLLAQTRLFLEYAAFNSARAAIVQPDNMEAVTDAARLSMTPISPALDKVIGLGVLTDTINSVSNAIAGISSLPFRYAYAWQFTNTKFAANTLQNDDDITVHVDYLAYLYIPLVNRLMGQKGSALLKILSDYSNNTDNGWLSTIASVIGNDYFYPLSTEMTLSIERTDGSEAADPSKCTYSYTDNKGLKHNYTYDEVYKSGTYKNGRPQYHTDKSRTGISRIVKQECP
- a CDS encoding pilus assembly protein TadG-related protein, translating into MSIARLRYDEHGQAMVFVVITLITLIIFISAVANVGRELSYKIELQNTSDNASVAGAVWESRGLNLIAGLNQGIVLSVELIILTITAIAVLSVCSATLWWAGIGEACASALPLMVNFARKAIPRLWNTAKELSKLEKKIAEVFPYIVPAAVELASGADTYSPLSITYPYRPSGDVPPPLTPEAISLNVDKGTFSDLIKAIMSDIENKIESISPLLAKAFSKLDKSIDLSALAPNGSVKTSYNDNHSYGDYTDAVNAYNKAKESPSSYPDVSTTKKVDANWHYITTTFSNPDPCADCTQKVVSKTGCTDISWIKNTAPDEKFLDDFVSCVPEDCSNNPPIQKGGVLNMPLNEKVFCKLDMSIETTTKSKSPSELPFPMKLHERANEFLYIAVATTDLGKKRQPVFISNKALLPEDKNPWGFLAFSQSKPQSKSTGPGDVLLEMDWDAHLTKFTALRSVSQQLKLKSSNFINWIDEKLILH
- the cpaB gene encoding Flp pilus assembly protein CpaB → MKLDKNKKLIIGIGSGIIAIIFLQLYLIAFRHSIYNELGTIGVLVSRVDIKPGTIITKEHITITQVPKRYISKNTILERDIGAVLGHRSVMRVEKNEPLQWTMLGASKGSGFTSLIKEGERAISIPVDSQTSVSGLIRPGDHIDILGTFSFPSAGGSTKLATITLLQNVTVLATGGIWGAGSSEPEAYNYSSLTLAVSPVEGEILTFASERARLNFVLRNVDNIRTEE